GGAAATTCGCGCCTTCATCGAAAAGTTGCCCGAGCACGTGCTTTTCGTGCTCGATGAAGCCTATGCCGAATATGTTGCCAATGCTCCAGACCTGAGGGATTTGATCGCAGCGGGGCGCAAGGTGTTTTGTACCCGAACCTTCTCGAAAATCTATGGTCTCGCGGGCTTGCGGGTCGGCTACGGTTACGGTTCCCCAGAGTTGGTTGGCTTGCTCAATCGCGTTAGAGAACCCTTCAACGTGAATTCCATCGCTCAGGCAGCAGCGATCGCAGCCCTTGGTGATCAGGGGTTTGTGTCGGATTGCCGTGTCGCCAATGAAGTTGGCCGCATTCAGCTGGAGACGGGGTTCATGTCGATGGGATGCGAGTATATCCAAAGCTTCGCAAACTTCGTGACCGTAAAGGTAGGCGATGGTGTGCGCTGTTTCGAGGAACTGCAGAAGCAGGGGGTCATCGTTCGTCCGCTTGCTCCTTACGGCCTGCCTGAGTGGGTTCGAGTGACGGTGGGGTTGCCGGAGCAGAACGATATGGCTCTGAAGGCACTCAATTCGTTCTTGAAATCTTAGCTCAGCCCGCAGCATCTTGGCATATCTACTGCATGCGGAGCCTCGCCTCCTAGCGCGTTCGCTCGCTGCGGTGGTTTCATAGAAGCAAAAGTGTACACCTATACAGTTTCGGAACTAACTGCCTGCGGACTTGGAGCCGCGGTTCTTTTGGCCTTAAATGCGATCTTCGTCGGAGCTGAGTTCAGCTTGGTGAAGCTTCGCTTTACCCGTTTCGGGTCCGGTCAAATGAAGGCAGCTCGCGAATCGGAGAACATTGCGGGATTGCTGGAGGACATGAGCGCTAGCATCAAGATGCTGCGTCTGGGGATATCGATGTTCTCAATCGGGGCCGCGTTTCTGATTCTGCCGCTGGCATACAGTTTCACCACGGGGATGGGCTGGGCCTCTGGCTATGAGCTACGGGTGTCGATCGTTTTTGCTCTGATCATTTCCGTCATGGCTCACTTCGTTCTCGGAGAGCTGGTTCCGCGAGCCATGGCCCTGCAGCATCCGGTCAATACGATCCGTTGGTCGCTGCCGTTCGTCCTCCTGTTCCGATTTCTCGTTCGGCCTCTTTCAGCCGTTCTCAATTTCTTGTCTGGAATCATCCTCAAAGTCTTCCGCTTGGACCCGAATTTGGATTTGAACCTACTGGATGTGGAAGCCCAGATCCGCTCTCTTGTGAACGAGGGCGATGAGCTTCCAGCTTTGGCGGAAAGCATTGTCAGCAACGCCCTCGAGCTCCGAAAGCGAGTGGCTCACGATATCATGATTCCTCGTAACCAGCTGCAGTATATCGATTTAGAGGATACTTCAGTTGAGAATCTAGATATTGCCAGAAAGTCTGGGCACACACGTTTCCCTGTGTGCAATGGGGACTTGGACGATTGTGTGGGCATCGTGCACATCAAGGACGTTTTCCGCAGCGGGCAGGAGGGGCTCAAGATCGATTGGATGAAGTTGAAGCGGCCAATGATCACCTTTTCCATGGATGCTCCCCTTGAAAAGGTATTGCAGCGTTTTCTAAAATCGCGAAAGCACTTCGCCCTCTTGAAGGACGACTTTGGCGGCACCGTGGGAGCGGTCACTATGGAAGACGTTCTGGAAGAGCTGGTAGGCGAGATTCAGGACGAGTTCGATCGTGAGGAAAAGATGGTGACCGAATCAGCGGAAGGCATTTATCAGGTCGATGGATTGACTGCGCTGCACGATTTGGCGGACGAGATCGGTATCGATATCGAGGCTCGAGAAGTTTCCACTTTTGGCGGGTATATCACTTACGAGCTCGGCCGTATGCCGAGGCAAGGCGAGCAATTCCGAATCAAGGATCTGGAGATCGAAGTCACCCAGGTCGATGAGCGACGCGTGCTCAGCGCTTCGGTGCAAATCGTAAAGGAGCAGGAGGATGATGAAGAATCCAGCTCCGAATCCAAGGAGTAGGCACTTGCCTATCTACTGAAAAGACGCGCGGCGAAGGCGGTCATTGATTGCCAGTCCCAGGCCGAGTTCGGGAGCTTCCTCTGCTATGATGCTCGAGTAGCCAGATTCATCGATTTCCCTCAGTTTGGAATAAAGCTGGGAGGCGATTTCATCTAGGCGCCCTGATTTGGAGAGCCAATAAACGTTTTTGCCGGTAGCGAAGCTAGGCTTGGCCAGCAGCAAGGCCGCGTTTTCGGGCCCAAGTTTCTCGATTTCCTCGCTTGATATGCCGCCTCGTAGAGCGAGCGGAGTTCGGGGGCTGTAATGTTTGGGCAAGGCTCCGGGCGCAAGGTGCTGCACGGATTCGTCGGCATCGGTTGCCGCTGGCTTATCGATTGATCTGCCAATCTCCGCTTCGATCTCCTCTGCGGGCAAGGCTCCGTAGCGAAGGATGCGGGGTGCGGATTCGTCGCGTACGTCGATGATGGTGGACTCCACCCCAAACGCGCACGGGCCGCCGTCCAGAATGAAGCTGATTTTTGACCCTAATCCGGCCTGCACATGTTGAGCTGTGGTCGGGCTGATGTAGGCAAAGGGGTTGGCGCTCGGGGCTGCGATCGGGAAATCGCATTGTTCGACTAGCCTTTTGAAGTCCGGGTGGGCCGAGCAGCGGACCGCTACGGAGTCCAATCCAGCGGTGACGATGGCCGGAACCTTTGCTTTCTTGGGAAGTACGAAGGTCAGTGGCCCAGGCCAGAATCGTTCCGCCAGACGTAGGGCGAGAGGATTCGGGTAGCATATGTCCTCCAAAGACTCGACTCCCGCCACATGGCAGATGAGTGGGTCGTTGGTGGGGCGCTCCTTCGCTTGGAAGATGTTGGCGCAGGCTTCAGCGTCCAAGGCGTTGGCAGCGAGGCCGTATACAGTCTCGGTGGGGACTCCAACGAGACCCCCAAAAAGCAAAAACTTACGCAGGTCGCGTAAGTTTTCCTCGGTAGGTTGGAGTATGTTCGCCATGGTACGGTGAAACGAGCGGGCCAACCAAGTCCCACGTGTGTGTCGTAGCTATCCGCTTCGGAAGCGGGCTACTTCATCAAGCGCAAGTTGCGGGCGCGCTTGATTGCCTTGGTGATCTTACGCTGCTGCTTCGCGTTGATGCGATTCATCTTGGCAGGGATGATCTTGCCAGTCTCGGTGACGTAGCGAGCGAGGATGTGAGCATGGTGGAAGTCCAGCTCTTGTGGCGTGAGGCTCTGTGATTTTTTCTCTGTGCTCATAAGGAACGGCGGAAACTAGGCCTTGCCGGTGCCTTGTCAACAACGGAAAGCGAGATTTTATGTTCAGCAAAATCTTTACAGCCAACTAGGCTTCGGACAGAAAACAGCTCATCCAGCCAAATCGACGGCTGGCCCTCTTGGGGTCATAGTTCAACGGATAGAACAAGGGTTTCCTAAACCTTAGATCTGGGTTCGATTCCCGGTGGCCCTAAGCTGATAAATGATTAATGATCAGGTTATTGGCTTTAGAATGCCAGAGAAGCTAGGCTAATTATTGCCAAGTATTGCCAATTTGAATTGCGAGTTCGGCATAGAACGCAAGCTTTAGCACATGGTTGCAAAGAGAAGAAATGACGGCTTGCGTGAAGAGGAGTACCCCAAAAATTCAGGAATTCTCATCAGGGAGGTCCCAAACAAGCGTGATGGGCTGGTTTTCAATATTTCTTTTAAGGTTACCGTACCGGCCAAGCTGACTGGTGCTGGTCGCATCAGGCGAAACTTTAAGAAACGCGAGGATGCTAAGTTGTTTGCTGCGGAAGCATTCCGGGCTAAAAAGGCTCGTGGAGACTCGTTCTTCTCGCTCGATTCGCAGCTGCAGAACGAGGTTGCAGCCCTCGTTCCCGTGCTTGAGGAGTCAGGTCAGACACTGGAAGGGCTTCGGCAGCTGCTGAAAGTTGCTAAAGGATCGACTGCAAAGTTTTCCGAGGTGGCAAGTGGACTTGATAAGCTTCAGGAGCGAGGACTTGAGTTTGTTGATGTTGTCCCATTTGCATTGGCACACCTGTCTCCGGTTCACATGCATCGTTCTCTCTCCTTTGTCGTGGAGGAGATGATCGCGCTCAAGGAGTCCCGTCCAAATGAAGGCAAATTGGCGGATCCCTCTTTAGAGGATTTCGTGTACCGGGCTCGAAGGATGGCTCGGGAATTGGGTGAGGATATGGACATAGCGCTCGTCTCCAGAGACAATATCTTTAACTGGATCAAGGGGCTAGGCCTTTCCGCCAGAAGCAATGAAAATTACGTCAGGATCGCGGTTTCTGTGTTCAATCACGCTTTAATCGAAGGGTATGTTAAACACTCGCCGACGCATGGCTTGATTGGAGAGCGTCGCAAAGCTCTCGTAGGCACGAAAGAGGGTAAAGGAAAGGGCAAAGTCGGTATTTTGCAGGTCGAGCAAGCTCAACACCTTCTTGAAATTGCGAGAAAGGAGAAGCAATTGGGGCTTTTGGGATTCGTCACCCTTTCGCTCTTTTGTGGAATTCGCTCTGAAGAGGCTAAACAGTTAGACTGGTCGAATGTCGATTTATCCGAGGAAATGGCGATTGTTACCGTGCCTAAAGACATTGCTAAAAAGCGACGCATTAGGCATGTTGATATCCCGCCTAATGGGGTCGAATGGCTCAGTCTCTGTCACCAAGACTCGGGTCCTATCGTGGAATATCGAGATAAGAACCATTTCGATAGGAAGTTTCGAAAACTTCGGTATAAGGCCGGTTTTTCGCACAGGAAGGGCGGTAAGGAGGTGTCGCACTGGATAAAAAACGGGATGAGACATTCGTACGGTAGTTACCATTTCGATAAATTCGGAGACTCTATAAAGACTTCCATCCAAATGGGGCATCCGACAAATGATGACCTGCTATTTGCCAATTATCGGGAACTAGTAAAGAGGGGCGAGGGCAATCGATTCTTCAGTCTTAGACCTCAGTAGTGGTGATCCCATTGGGCAATCGTTTAAATGAGGGGGAACTTGGTATTCTCTGAGTCCCCTTCGCCTCACCGTAAAAGTGATCCTGGAGAGTTGGTCATCGGCAATTTTGATTGTCCCGAATTCACGCGATTTGACCCATGTAATGGGCTTGCGTTTAGGTAATTGTTCGAATGGTCGATTTAGCGTCCAATGGACGAGATTGTTTCCGAAATTCGAGCATTGCTGAACGAAGCCCTTTGGAAAATCGACTGTCATTCTTCTAGTGGGAGCGGGAATGCGAAGCAGGATCGGTACGACGATGCTGTAAGTGGCCTGGTTGGCGTGGTCGTTGACGCATGCAGAGTTATCGAAGCTCTTGAGGTCTACCATCCTGAAGCTGTTCGAAAAGTGGCTGGCGAAAAAGTTAAGTGGCCGATGGTTTTTTATCACACGCGCGAAGTGTCGGATGGATTCAAAGGTGTGAGAGCGAAAAGCGATGAAATTAGCCAACGCTTTTCTCGAATTGGCTTGGGAAAAGGGCTTCCTGTATCCATAAATCCAAAACATGAAAGTCTGAACATTGCTATTTTGGATTTTGTTGAAGATACGATAGCTTTTCGCAAAATGGAAGAGCCAGTCGGTCTCTGGGACTCTATTGAGGAGGAATGTCAGCCGGGTAGCTTGGTATACGGAGAGCAAGACCAGATTCACCACTATGACCAAGCGGAAAAGAATAGGTGGCGACTTCCTGATCTTGAAAAAGATACGGCAAAAGAATGGGCCAAGTCCATGGTCGATTATGCATACAACCTACAGAAAATGAAAACTAGACCTCGAGTTGTATGGCTTGATGAGCTGACATCCAGCGTTAGAATTCGCAAGTCAGTTCGAGATAAAGCCCTCAAAAGGGAGAAGAGAGTTGAAGCAGACGTAAATGGTATGAGGGAGCGAAACGTGGACAACTCTATAGCAGAATCATGGAGGGAAGACGGCCTGTCTAAAATAAAAAGAGATCTAGAATCTCTCAAAATCGAAAAGGACTGTGTTCAGTCTTTTATCGAGCGGATCTTGAAGGATCTTTTGAGTAGATAGAGGGTGTAAGGTTGGCGGACTCAATCTGTCTTCTCCAACGGAAATTTTCTTAATTCGAGATAGTTCTAAATCTCGGAGCAATTGGTTTTGCTTGGTTGGATTGCTCAGATTAAAAAAGCGATTCAAACATTTTTCGCATTTTGTAGCCTCTTTTCTAGGTGGCTCAATCGGTACGGTTTTGCGTTTTCTAGGAGCTGTAGCTACGGAAGTCCTATACTGACGAGGATCTTGAGAGTTGAAGGCAACGCAGGCTGTTCTGTAACGCCAGTAATCCCGGAAAGTAGACTATATTGCCTATTTTGATTTAGAGGGGTATACTCAAAAAAAATCGATCGGAAAGTGAGTGTTATTACTCAAGATTGGAATTAGATAAAAGTCCTGAGTGTGTGCAATTGTCAGGAGATCATATATTTAGGCAGAATTTGTGTAGTCGGGTTAAAACGAAATTCCGGATTTTTGTAGGGGGTGATATTTCGATTATTTTGAAATTAGCCCTGTAGGGTGAAGGCAACTAAAGAAATGAAAGTAACCGCGCTTGGCCTTCGGGCGCCCTAAATGTCTATGAAAAAAGAAAATTATAAAGAAAGCCCTGTTGGGCTGAGTCTGATCGAATTGAGAAGCCATCCGCCTATGTATATGTCTGTAACTGAAGCGGCTATATATATCGGAATTTCTGAGAGAACGCTTCGAAGTCTTATTTCAAAGGAAGTGATAGTGTATAAGAGGATCCTTGGGAACAGTGACGGACGAGGTCGAATCATTATTCGACGAGAGGATCTAGATCGATATATGCAAACTGATGCAGCGTAGTTATCGGAGGTAGATAGTGGCTAAGAAAAATTACACACTTTGCGCCCCCAAAGACATCGACAAATTCCTGCAAGATCTCAAGTCGGAGACGGGGATGGATAATACCAAATTGCTCGAACATATCGTTCGTCAATGGAAGCTGATTTTGAGTCTCGCCGACAGTCTCGAAGGTAATCTCCCCATCAATCTTGAAATTAGAGCCAGGGGTGAATCTGAAGGTGAGGAATCCGGACCGATTAATGTTACTTTCTTTCGTTTTGCCATTGAAAATCCGAATTCTACGAAGCAAGTGGAAGACTTTAGAGATTGTGTTAAAGCTCTTGTGGATGCATGTAGTGGACTTAGTGATACGCGTGCGTCATTACGGAACTGCGCTGTAACGTTGACCGAATCGGATGTGGTTCTTAAATACGCCAAGAAGGTAGAGCGTACTTTGGAAGAGTTTGAGAAAATTCGAGCCAAGTTGAAGCAACTTGTATTTGCCCGATTTGACCTAGTACCTGACGATGTTTTGGAGAAAGCGATTCTGGCGGTAAAGAAAGGCTCTGAGGATCCAGTTTATCAAGCCTTCTACCATTTGGTGTACGAGTCAAAATGCGCGAACCAGTCATAATATGTTTCCCGTTTTTCCAGCCAAGAAAAAGGGTACAAAACTCTCCTCCGGTTATTCTACTTCGACAAAAATCATTACCGTCGAGCAAGTACAGAAAGCTGAACAATACTTAAACGATAACGAGCATCCAGACCACACTGACTGTACTCTCGATCAAAAAGTGGATTGGTTGGTTCCGAATGGAAAAACGTTTTTGGAAATGGTTATCGAGTGTTGCGAAGACTATCACCGGCTCCATTCGGATTTTCAGTCAATACGGTCAGATGAAATAGAGCTCGCAATTCATGTAATTTTTAACTTCCCGAAAGGGACGAGATTTGAAGGTGACGCAGGATTAAGTGAGAAAGAACTTTTTCGAACGGATGTCCTTTCTGAATTGAGCGACAGAAGCCCCGCCGCATCGGCTTGGCACCAGAAGGAGAATGGCGATGGTCCTCATCTTCATGTTTTGCTTTGTGGAATAACATTTCAAGGAGTCTTTCCACGACCGACCGAGCATTTGATTCGTGAGCAAAGCCATCGTCATGACCTGATTGAGAATGTAAAACTGAAGGCGCGACTGTCTGTGGAGAAAATAAATTCTTTCCGAAGGGAACGTGGCGAACGTGAGATCATGACATATTCGCAGGCGAAAGCTGAAAAGCGGAAAGAAGATTCCCAAAAAGAAGACCGAACAAATAGCCAACCTACATCTAGAAATTGGATGATCGAGTTTCTAGCGAAGGGGTTTTGCTATTGGCTTCCGGACGATGAAAAAAAACTGCGCATGAAGCTTCGAAAATTGCTCAAAGCGAATGGCTGGCAGGTTGCGAGACGGGTCAAAAACAAGCAATCGGGGAAGACTAGCTGCATTATTATCAATGATCCAGATGAAGCTGCGGAGGCATTCGACCTAAAAAAGGATCGAGTTGGTTTATTGCCGGAGGGGTCCAAGCGGAAAACGCCATTCTATCTCGATTTCTATAATTTCAGATTGATCAATCGCAGACTACTGCTGGATCGATTCCAAACGCTAGAAAGTTATGGAGAGGTTCTTGATAAAGTGGCAGAATCCCTTCTTACAGAGCTCTGTAGGGGAGAGGAGCTTCAACCAAACACGATTGTGGAATCGCTGAAGCTAGCTGGGTGCGAAAAATCGAACGCCAACAGGGAACGCGTTGAATTTCTTGGATTGGGAAAGGTAGCCCCAGCGAGTGTAGCAATGGAAGTTTTCCGCAACGAACTGGAGATTCGTTTTGAAAAGATGCTGGATCATGGGCGCCGTTTTCTTGAGGAAAAGAGGGATGAATGGCGGGCTTTCGTGGCGTTTGCGGAGGAGGCCGTTGACGAAAGCTTCAGCGATGCACTCTTTCGGGAAATTTATGTCGAATGGCTATACGAGTATTCTTCGATTTCCCTCTTCGGTAAGTACGAAAAATTACGCGATAAAAATGGGGAGACTGTGATTATTTTGCGGTCAGACTTACAAGTTGCAGTCAAGCAATTCGTCGAAGCGGAAGACCTAAAACGGCGGCCAGAACAGCCTAAGATCAATGTTGAAAAGGAGCAGCCCAAGGCTGCAGAAACACAACCCAAACCGACGTTCGAGGCGAGACCTCTATTCGATCCAGCAGAGATGGTTTCTATCGTTGCAGATGCCCTCGAGAAAGAGGAGGTTGAAATCGGGGATCAGGCGAGCGAGTTGGATATCATCAAGAGGGTAGCGGCCGATTTAGGAGCAGAGTGTGTTCTGGATGAGTATGGGGAACTTTCTTTCAGAGTTGGATCCAAGGTGGTTTGGGAAGATCCTCAGGAAACCCTGATAGATATGGCCCGAGATATGAACCTGGATCGTAAACCTGACGACGATGATAGAGCCCCGGGGGGTACAGGCGGGCCCGAGATGGGGTTCTAGTTTATGCCCTAGACGCCCCGTGCGACAACCCATGAGGAAAGATTTGGCAAGTACCCAAACTATATATGACCGTCTTGTCGCACTTGACGGAGCTGATCAACGCGCTCCCAATGGCCGAATTGGTTCAGCGTTCTAGGATCGCCGGGCCGAGAGAATCGAGGCGGGTTTTCGAAGCTCTCCAATCTGGCAGGGCCTGGTCAAGCAGACGGTAGAAACGCTTGCTGTGATTGTGTTCAGCGTGGTGGGCAAGCTCGTGAAGTACGACGTACTCGATACATTCGCGAGGGGCTTTGACTAGGTTTTCGTTCAGCGTTAGGACGCCATTGGGCGAGCAGTTACCCCATTGTTTGGACATCTTTCGGAGGCGAAGAGACGGCGTTCTACGAACCCAAAGAGCTCGCTTCGTCATCTCATCGAGGCAGTCGGAAAGCACGATACGAGCTCTTTCACGATACCAATTCTGGAGAAGTCCCGCGACTTTTTCGGAAGACTTTTCGTCAACAAAAACTTCGATCTTCCCACGATAGAAACGAACTTTGGGACTTTTCTCTCGATCGACAAAAACCTTCAGCAGGTATCGTCTGCCGAGATAGAAATGACTCTCTCCGCTGACGAATTTTCTTGTTCGAATGCCGTGTTCTAGCTCTGCGAAATACCTACGCTGTTTGGCTATCCAGCGTGCTTTTTTTCGTACTGCGTCGAGCACTTCGGAGTCGCTCGCGGCGTCATTTGCGTGGGCGAAAACAGTCCCGTCAGGGTGAACCTTGATGGTCGCTTTCGCCTTTTTTGAATTGCTGCTGACACGTTGGAATCTGATGAATTCCTTACCGTATCGGAGACTGAAATCGCGATCGGTAGTTTGAACTTTCGAGATCGTTTTCGCCATTTCAGGAAGCCGTAAAGCCGGCTCGTGTGATCTGCACAACCCACTCAGAGATCCGGTTCGCTTGGTCCAATCCGGCTCCCACTTCCTTGCAACGACCGAAGGTAGCTAGAAGGGTTTCTTTACGAATTTGAGCTTCGATATTCTGAGGCGAGATCGAGTTTTCAGCGATTGCTTTCTCCGCGATTTGCTCGATGCGTAATGCGAGTTCGATCCATTTCTGAAGTCCTGAAGGCTCAACCGAATTAAGCGCGTTGGGCAGTTCTTTCTTAAAGATTCCGAAGAAAGCTTGGGCGTGATTTCGTCCGGCTAGCTCGTCGGGGATGTCCGACAACTCTCGCTTTTGAACCTGCTCTTCAAAGTCGTGGAACAGGAGATACTGCTTCATGGGATTGTCGAATTGCCGTTCGGCTTCCTCGATGACGCGCCGCAGCAATTTGGAAAAAGACTCTTGGGCGTATGGGTCGTCCCGAAGGTCTACCTCGATCATCCTCGTGACCCGCGTGCGGATGATATCCGTCTCGTTACGGGTCTTTTCCTTGGTCCAATCTTCGGGATTTTCGCGTTTGCCGAGCTTGTCGACGGAGTAGAAGCCTTTCGGTTCCTTTACCTCCACTCCGACCACATGCTTGTCCATCAGCTTACGAACACTTTCCGAGTATTCGTCGTAGTCGATGGTCTGCCCTGCGTCCTGCTTTGCGATCTGCCGAAGGCTGGAGAACTGCTTTACTGCTTCCTTGTACTTGGCTCGGTCCGCGTCGGTGAAGCTCTTGTCTTCGTAGAAAGTCACCGATTGCAGAGCGACTTTCAGGCAGCTCGAGAACTCGGTAAGGGCTTCGAAGAAGTCCTCTCGAACCTGCAAATTCGCGTCTACCATCTCGCCTTCGACCTCTTCCATTTTCGGGACGAGAACTTGTCGTAGCGCTTCGAGATCCTGCTTGTTGGCGACGGCCTTGAAGATGTCCCAAAGCTTACGGTAAAGGCGTGGCAACCGCTTGTACTCGGTGCTCATTTGGTTGTAGAGCCCGTCGAGATCTTTGATGTCGTAGCCGCCTTGGGTACGGTTCGCGAGGTCCTGGTACTTGGCGATGGTCGTATCCAGTTCCTTCAGAATTCCTCGGTAATCGATGAGGTAGCCGAACTTCTTGTCGGGGTGGAGCCGGTTTACGCGAGCGATCGCCTGCAAGAGATTGTGCTCCTCAAGCGGCTTGTCGATGTAGAGCACGGAATTCAGGGGTTCGTCGAATCCTGTCAGGAGTTTGGAAACCACGATTAGAAGCTTCAGATCCGGATCCTTTTCGAAGCGTTTGACTACCGCTTCTGTATAATCGTCGCCATCCTGAGAACCGACATTCTCCTTCCACCACTTAGCGACGAGAGGGGCTTTCTCTTCGTCTACCTCGGTGTTGCCTTCTCTTGTGTCGGGAGGAGACATGACTACCGCGCTCTCGAACAGGTTCGTTTCATCGAGATATTGTTTGTACAAAATTGCGGATACCTTGCTATCGCAAGCGAGCTGAGCTTTGAGCCCGTCTTGGACGTTTTTGACGAAGTGATTCGCGATATCCAGAGCGATGAGCCGGATTCGGTCTTCGCTTTGGTAGATCTGTCCCTTCTTGGCGTACTTTTTCTTGAGATCGGTTTTCTGCTGGTCGGTTAGACCTTCTGTTATGCGGTCGAACCAGGCGTCGATCGCCCGTTCGTTCACGTCGAGATCGGGAATCCGCTCTTCGTAGAGGAGTGGGGTGACAGCCTTGTCTTCCACCGCTCGTTGCATGGTGTAGGCGTGGACGATCGGGCCGAACTTGTTGGTCGTCTTGTCGTCCTTGAGCAATGGAGTTCCGGTGAAAGCGATAAACGACGCGTTCGGCAATGCCTGCTGCATGCGGATGTTGTTCTCGCCGCCTTGGCTGCGGTGCCCTTCGTCCACCAAGACAATGATGTCCGAACTATCATTGCGGCATTCGGGCAGCTTGGCGGCTGTATTGAATTTCTGGATAAGTGAGAAAATGATCCGCTCGGTACCTCGTCCGATCTGCTCCGCCAGACGTCTTCCGGAAGTGGCCATGGCCGCTTCCTTGTCCTTTTTGGTTCCAAGCTCGCCGCCTGTCATGAAGGTCTTGCTCAGCTGCTTCTCTAGATCTACGCGGTCTGTCACGACGAGGAGGCGACACTGTTTCAGCGCATCATGGAGTATGAGCGCCTTGGAAAGGAACACCATGGTGAAGGACTTGCCCGATCCGGTTGTGTGCCAGATTACTCCACCTTGTCGCTTGCCCTTGGGAGTCTTCTGCTGGACGCGTTCCAGTAGTCGCTTGATTCCGAAGACTTGCTGGTAACGAGCGACTACCTTGCC
This region of Pelagicoccus albus genomic DNA includes:
- a CDS encoding type I restriction endonuclease subunit R, coding for MSPEAPKFQEEYSAKLPALTLLHNLGWTFLPPDEALAGRGGKLDEVVLRSELKRQLSKRRFVFMGHEHALSEKSVDNLVAEICSPALNEGLKAANERIYNHLLYGIPVTEFIDGRKATPTIPIIDWKNLDKNSFLFTEEMKVLRSGGVETRRPDIVCFVNGIPLVVIEAKRPDGNAKKGPTIDEGISQSLRNQRIDEIPQLFAYTQLILSINGLEGRYGTQGTKQKFWSAWREEDLLDTDMAVIKNRVISEEALDLLFVHRQPADRMWYESLVAGGHLAVTGQDRILIGLLQPERLLEFARFFVFFDQKAGKVVARYQQVFGIKRLLERVQQKTPKGKRQGGVIWHTTGSGKSFTMVFLSKALILHDALKQCRLLVVTDRVDLEKQLSKTFMTGGELGTKKDKEAAMATSGRRLAEQIGRGTERIIFSLIQKFNTAAKLPECRNDSSDIIVLVDEGHRSQGGENNIRMQQALPNASFIAFTGTPLLKDDKTTNKFGPIVHAYTMQRAVEDKAVTPLLYEERIPDLDVNERAIDAWFDRITEGLTDQQKTDLKKKYAKKGQIYQSEDRIRLIALDIANHFVKNVQDGLKAQLACDSKVSAILYKQYLDETNLFESAVVMSPPDTREGNTEVDEEKAPLVAKWWKENVGSQDGDDYTEAVVKRFEKDPDLKLLIVVSKLLTGFDEPLNSVLYIDKPLEEHNLLQAIARVNRLHPDKKFGYLIDYRGILKELDTTIAKYQDLANRTQGGYDIKDLDGLYNQMSTEYKRLPRLYRKLWDIFKAVANKQDLEALRQVLVPKMEEVEGEMVDANLQVREDFFEALTEFSSCLKVALQSVTFYEDKSFTDADRAKYKEAVKQFSSLRQIAKQDAGQTIDYDEYSESVRKLMDKHVVGVEVKEPKGFYSVDKLGKRENPEDWTKEKTRNETDIIRTRVTRMIEVDLRDDPYAQESFSKLLRRVIEEAERQFDNPMKQYLLFHDFEEQVQKRELSDIPDELAGRNHAQAFFGIFKKELPNALNSVEPSGLQKWIELALRIEQIAEKAIAENSISPQNIEAQIRKETLLATFGRCKEVGAGLDQANRISEWVVQITRAGFTAS